The Roseibaca calidilacus genome has a window encoding:
- the pyrC gene encoding dihydroorotase, with product MMLWFHNARLIDPEAGTDTLGALLVQGGAIMERDGPCPKGAQAVDCGGKCLAPGIVDMGVQVGEPGAQHKESLRTAGLAAARGGVTTIVMRPDTDPAIDTPEVLEYITRRATARTPVNIRAMAALTRDRAGREMAEISFLLDAGAVAFTDGDRVSTDTKVLSRCMAYARGLGALVIGHPQDPGLSKGACATSGKFASLRGLPAVSPMAERMGFDRDMGLVEMTGVRYHADQITSARTLPALTRAKANGLDVTAGISIHHLTLNELDVGSYRSFFKFTPPLRSEDDRRAMVQAVAEGLIDVICSMHTPQDEESKRLPFEEAASGAVGLETLLPAAMRLYHSEGLDLPTIWRALSLNPARRLGLAGGRLSAGAPADLVLFDPDAPFVLDRFTLASKSKNTPYDGARMEGRVLATYVGGACVFDAAEVPA from the coding sequence CTGATGCTGTGGTTTCACAATGCAAGGCTGATCGACCCAGAGGCCGGGACCGACACGCTTGGCGCGCTGCTGGTGCAGGGCGGTGCGATCATGGAACGCGACGGCCCCTGCCCCAAGGGCGCGCAAGCGGTCGATTGCGGCGGCAAATGCCTTGCCCCCGGCATTGTGGATATGGGTGTGCAGGTGGGCGAACCGGGCGCGCAGCACAAGGAATCGTTGCGCACTGCCGGGCTGGCGGCCGCGCGCGGGGGCGTGACAACCATCGTCATGCGCCCCGACACTGACCCCGCGATCGACACGCCCGAAGTGCTGGAATACATCACCCGCCGCGCGACCGCGCGCACGCCGGTAAACATCCGCGCCATGGCCGCGCTGACCCGCGACCGCGCGGGGCGCGAAATGGCCGAAATCAGCTTTCTGCTGGATGCCGGTGCCGTGGCCTTCACCGATGGCGACCGCGTCAGCACCGACACCAAGGTTCTGTCGCGCTGCATGGCCTATGCGCGCGGGCTTGGCGCGCTGGTCATCGGCCACCCGCAAGACCCCGGCCTGTCGAAAGGCGCTTGCGCCACCTCTGGCAAATTCGCGTCGCTGCGCGGGTTGCCAGCCGTGTCGCCCATGGCAGAACGCATGGGGTTCGACCGCGACATGGGTTTGGTGGAAATGACCGGCGTGCGCTACCATGCCGACCAGATCACATCCGCACGCACCTTGCCTGCATTGACCCGCGCGAAAGCGAACGGGCTGGATGTGACGGCGGGCATTTCCATTCACCACCTGACGTTGAACGAACTGGATGTCGGCAGCTACCGCAGCTTTTTCAAATTCACCCCGCCGCTGCGGTCAGAGGACGACCGCCGCGCCATGGTGCAAGCGGTGGCCGAGGGGTTGATTGACGTGATCTGCTCCATGCACACCCCGCAAGACGAGGAATCCAAACGCCTGCCATTTGAAGAGGCGGCGTCCGGCGCGGTGGGTCTGGAAACCCTGCTGCCCGCCGCGATGCGGCTGTATCATTCCGAAGGGCTTGACCTGCCCACCATCTGGCGCGCGCTGTCGCTGAACCCGGCGCGGCGGCTGGGTCTGGCCGGTGGCAGGCTATCCGCTGGTGCGCCCGCTGACCTTGTCCTGTTCGACCCGGATGCGCCCTTTGTGCTGGACCGCTTCACTCTGGCGTCGAAATCCAAGAACACGCCCTATGACGGTGCCCGGATGGAAGGGCGCGTGCTGGCGACCTATGTGGGCGGCGCTTGTGTGTTTGATGCCGCAGAGGTGCCGGCATGA
- a CDS encoding aspartate carbamoyltransferase catalytic subunit: MTFTQDHLLGIEHLHPVEITTILDLAQDYVALNRSAEKHGRALEGMTQINMFFENSTRTQASFELAGKRLGADVMNMSMAQSSLKKGETLIDTALTLNAMHPDLLVVRHGNSGAVDLLAQKVNCAVLNAGDGKHEHPTQALLDALTIRRAKGRLHRLTVAICGDIAHSRVARSNLILLGKMENRVRLVGPGTLMPKGVEEFGVEVFDDMKAGLEGADVVMMLRLQRERMDGGFVPSEREYFHRYGLDAEKLAYAKPDAIVMHPGPMNRGVEIDGAIADDINRSVIQEQVEMGVAVRMAAMDLLAQNLRRRRERDRLRRIGHE, from the coding sequence ATGACATTTACCCAAGATCACCTTCTGGGCATTGAACATCTGCACCCGGTCGAGATTACGACTATTCTTGATCTGGCGCAGGACTATGTCGCGCTGAACCGCAGCGCCGAAAAGCATGGCCGCGCGCTAGAAGGCATGACCCAGATCAACATGTTCTTCGAGAATTCGACCCGCACACAAGCCAGCTTTGAATTGGCGGGCAAGCGTCTGGGTGCGGATGTGATGAATATGTCCATGGCGCAATCCAGCCTGAAAAAGGGCGAAACGCTGATCGACACCGCGCTGACGCTGAACGCCATGCACCCGGACCTTCTGGTGGTGCGCCATGGCAATTCCGGCGCGGTGGACCTGCTGGCGCAAAAGGTGAATTGCGCGGTGCTGAACGCGGGCGACGGCAAGCATGAACACCCCACGCAGGCGCTGCTGGATGCGCTGACCATTCGCCGCGCCAAGGGGCGGCTGCACCGGCTGACCGTGGCAATCTGCGGCGACATTGCCCATAGCCGGGTCGCGCGTTCGAATCTGATCTTGCTGGGCAAGATGGAAAACCGCGTGCGCCTTGTCGGCCCCGGCACCCTGATGCCAAAAGGGGTCGAGGAATTTGGCGTCGAGGTGTTCGACGACATGAAAGCCGGGCTTGAAGGCGCCGATGTGGTGATGATGCTGCGCCTGCAACGCGAGCGGATGGATGGGGGCTTCGTGCCGTCAGAGCGCGAGTATTTCCACCGCTACGGGTTGGACGCGGAAAAGCTGGCCTATGCCAAGCCCGACGCGATTGTCATGCATCCCGGCCCGATGAACCGGGGCGTGGAAATTGACGGCGCGATTGCCGATGACATCAACCGTTCTGTCATTCAGGAACAGGTGGAAATGGGCGTCGCGGTGCGCATGGCGGCGATGGACCTGCTGGCGCAGAACTTGCGCCGCCGCCGCGAACGCGACCGATTGCGGAGGATCGGCCATGAATGA